From the genome of Lineus longissimus chromosome 8, tnLinLong1.2, whole genome shotgun sequence, one region includes:
- the LOC135492287 gene encoding uncharacterized protein LOC135492287: MEVHGFDILDTGPTELPCPTRMVRHKTSMGVLHVIVVLLSFLCCILSSGGFHIPEHQRHSSGRSRAREREAVPQGSRRNGESRAFAVFSSLRARHYREHRDDAVFAASLFELFDINNDGIIELNEFFTTLQFLGMIDIDYMS, translated from the exons ATGGAGGTCCATGGCTTTGACATATTGGATACCGGACCGACAGAGCTGCCTTGTCCGACAAGGATGGTAAG ACACAAGACATCAATGGGTGTTCTACACGTAATCGTGGTCTTGTTGTCTTTCCTATGTTGTATACTTTCGTCCGGCGGCTTCCACATTCCCGAACACCAGAGGCACTCCAGCGGAAGATCAAGAGCAAGAG AAAGAGAAGCCGTACCACAGGGTTCAAGACGAAACGGCGAAAGCAGGGCGTTTGCAGTTTTTAGCTCGTTACGTGCGCGACATTATAGAGAACATCGGGACGACGCCGTATTCGCTGCTAGCCTCTTTGAACTGTTCGACATTAATA ATGATGGCATTATAGAATTAAACGAATTTTTCACGACATTACAATTCTTAGGAATGATAGATATAGACTACATGTCCTAG